From the genome of Nicotiana sylvestris chromosome 2, ASM39365v2, whole genome shotgun sequence, one region includes:
- the LOC104227256 gene encoding endochitinase EP3-like produces MNFSSRKQFIFLIALTIVLVVVPRTILAQNCGCAESLCCSKWGFCGTGNDFCGQGCQGGPCFSASLSSNGGSVADVVSNAFFNGIADQAASTCEGKGFYTRANFLEALQSYPNFGTMGSTDDSKREIAAFFAHVTHETGHMCFINEINGPSGDYCDEDNTEYPCVSGKNYYGRGPIQLSWNFNYGPAGKSIGFDGLNDPDIVARDAVISFKTALWYWMNNCHSLITSGQGFGPTIRAINGQIECDGGNPQTVARRVEYYTEYCQQLGVETGDNLTC; encoded by the exons ATGAATTTCTCTTCAAGAAAACAATTCATTTTCCTCATTGCATTAACTATAGTACTAGTTGTTGTTCCAAGAACAATCTTGGCACAAAACTGTGGATGTGCAGAAAGCTTGTGCTGCAGCAAATGGGGCTTTTGTGGTACTGGAAATGATTTCTGCGGGCAAGGATGTCAAGGAGGGCCTTGTTTTAGTGCTTCACTATCAAGCAACGGAGGTTCAGTTGCTGATGTTGTTTCTAATGCATTCTTCAATGGAATAGCAGATCAAGCTGCTTCTACCTGTGAAGGAAAAGGGTTTTACACAAGGGCTAACTTCCTTGAAGCTCTTCAATCTTATCCCAATTTTGGTACTATGGGTTCTACCGATGATTCTAAGCGTGAGATTGCTGCTTTTTTTGCTCACGTCACCCATGAAACCGGAC ACATGTGCTTCATAAATGAGATAAATGGTCCTTCAGGCGACTATTGTGATGAGGACAACACAGAGTACCCTTGTGTCTCAGGCAAGAACTACTACGGTCGAGGACCCATCCAACTATCATGGAACTTCAACTATGGACCTGCCGGAAAATCCATAGGATTCGATGGCCTAAATGACCCCGACATTGTGGCTAGAGATGCTGTTATTTCCTTCAAGACTGCCCTGTGGTATTGGATGAACAATTGCCATTCTCTCATTACTTCTGGCCAAGGTTTTGGCCCAACCATTCGAGCCATTAATGGCCAGATTGAGTGTGACGGCGGCAACCCGCAGACTGTTGCCAGAAGGGTTGAGTATTATACTGAGTATTGTCAACAACTAGGCGTGGAGACTGGGGATAATCTCACTTGTTAG